In Streptomyces canus, one DNA window encodes the following:
- a CDS encoding recombinase family protein has product MSGWSRSFLNPSLVSALEAGRSFEEWLGGRIPGVDYARISADQSTRSAVLAKGREAGTGIRHQHEENIETADAFGVAIVRFYEDNGLTAAQPTVVRPAFVEVVDALHCRRTTDGHPVQALVATERERVWRLAADFARVRQALTVTEEGLFIERQAVFDLCSTDSTGSASACAEEVWRTKERIERHIRRRAIDGGTPGGRRRFGWLCPDPRSGRKINMLRDPDEWPVLREMIESALRGTSWNDIARKLNAREIRTASGNRWSGATVRQALTNPVMCGYRAIHGQLVQDPTTGLPVVGQWDTPATVDEWQALVDLSRRRGANRGTRLTNGSPPAGQEPRSFRKYLFSGYLRCGARRDDGTTCDAKMGGCARPTANNPDNAVYVCAALDCGGTARNVRDVDRYLEEIVLSLLSEQRSTADGRQPEWAGTALLQRLVGQRESLAVEMTDLEARISGLEAARADHRRNRQATSAGRDPSQWPVMSLAQRRAAIAGVLESVTVLPLPPGRSRRAPFDPGLLRIRYSA; this is encoded by the coding sequence ATGTCCGGCTGGTCCAGGAGCTTCCTCAATCCCTCACTCGTCTCGGCTCTGGAAGCCGGGCGCAGCTTCGAGGAGTGGCTCGGCGGCCGGATACCCGGCGTGGACTACGCCCGGATCAGTGCCGACCAGAGCACACGGTCCGCCGTCCTGGCCAAGGGGCGCGAAGCCGGGACAGGCATTCGTCATCAGCACGAGGAGAACATCGAGACGGCCGACGCGTTCGGGGTGGCCATCGTCCGGTTCTACGAGGACAACGGCCTGACAGCGGCACAACCCACTGTCGTACGACCGGCGTTCGTGGAGGTGGTCGACGCGCTGCACTGCCGGAGAACCACCGACGGCCATCCCGTCCAGGCCCTCGTGGCAACGGAGCGGGAACGCGTGTGGCGCTTGGCTGCGGACTTCGCCCGGGTGCGTCAGGCCCTCACCGTCACCGAGGAAGGGCTCTTCATCGAACGCCAAGCCGTGTTCGATCTCTGCTCGACGGACAGCACCGGCAGCGCGAGCGCCTGCGCCGAGGAGGTCTGGAGGACAAAGGAGCGCATCGAGCGCCACATCCGCCGACGTGCCATCGACGGCGGGACTCCTGGAGGGCGCAGACGCTTCGGTTGGCTCTGCCCGGATCCCCGATCAGGACGCAAGATCAACATGCTCAGGGATCCCGACGAGTGGCCCGTGCTGCGGGAGATGATCGAATCGGCGCTGCGCGGAACGAGTTGGAACGACATCGCCAGAAAGCTGAATGCGCGGGAGATCCGGACAGCGTCGGGAAACCGGTGGAGCGGAGCGACTGTCCGCCAGGCTCTGACCAACCCCGTGATGTGCGGATACCGGGCCATCCATGGGCAACTTGTCCAGGACCCCACCACCGGTCTGCCCGTCGTGGGCCAGTGGGACACCCCCGCGACCGTCGACGAGTGGCAGGCACTGGTGGACCTCTCCCGACGGCGTGGCGCCAACCGAGGCACCCGCCTGACGAACGGCAGTCCGCCTGCAGGACAAGAGCCTCGGAGCTTCCGTAAGTACCTGTTCAGCGGATATCTGCGCTGCGGTGCCCGTCGGGACGACGGCACCACCTGTGACGCCAAGATGGGTGGTTGCGCACGGCCGACGGCGAACAACCCCGACAACGCCGTGTATGTGTGTGCTGCCCTTGACTGCGGAGGCACCGCTCGCAATGTCCGTGACGTCGACCGCTACCTTGAGGAGATCGTTCTCTCCCTGCTGAGCGAACAGCGCAGCACCGCCGATGGCAGGCAGCCGGAGTGGGCCGGTACGGCGCTGCTGCAACGCCTTGTCGGACAGCGCGAATCTCTCGCTGTCGAGATGACCGATCTTGAGGCCCGTATCTCCGGTCTGGAAGCGGCTCGGGCGGACCACCGACGGAACAGGCAGGCCACTTCGGCGGGCAGGGACCCCTCACAATGGCCCGTGATGAGCCTCGCTCAGCGGCGGGCGGCGATCGCCGGCGTCCTGGAATCGGTGACCGTCCTGCCGCTTCCGCCCGGACGGTCGCGTCGTGCCCCGTTCGATCCGGGACTGCTGCGGATCAGATACTCGGCATGA
- a CDS encoding helix-turn-helix transcriptional regulator: MDGDLGDFLRSRRARIQPEEVGLLSYGRRRVPGLRREEVAQLAGVSVDYYIRLEQGRGPSVSDAVLDSISRVLRLDETEHAYLHAVARPPKKRTNRRREAAPRVRPGIQLLLDSMERTPAFILGPRMDVLAWNALADAVSGYSRMAPARRNVVRQLFLEPQGRDLYPDFAAVAAQTVAHLRLNAGAHPDDPGLRDLVGELSLKSEDFRRLWADHQVKACMYGVKRVRHPVAGLLTLPYESLVLPESPDQTLVAYTPEPGSETAERLALLGSWASSPTR, encoded by the coding sequence ATGGACGGGGATCTCGGAGACTTTCTGCGCTCGCGCCGCGCCCGCATCCAGCCCGAGGAGGTGGGGCTGCTCTCGTACGGGCGGCGCCGCGTGCCCGGACTGCGCCGGGAGGAGGTGGCGCAGCTGGCCGGGGTGAGCGTCGACTACTACATCCGGCTGGAGCAGGGCAGGGGCCCGAGCGTGTCGGACGCCGTCCTGGACTCCATCTCCCGGGTGCTGCGCCTGGACGAGACCGAGCACGCCTATCTGCACGCGGTCGCCCGGCCGCCGAAGAAACGGACGAACCGGCGCCGCGAGGCCGCGCCACGCGTGCGTCCCGGCATCCAACTGCTGCTCGACAGCATGGAACGCACCCCCGCCTTCATCCTCGGACCACGCATGGACGTGCTCGCCTGGAACGCCCTCGCCGACGCGGTGAGCGGCTACAGCCGCATGGCTCCCGCGCGGCGCAACGTCGTCCGGCAGCTCTTCCTGGAGCCCCAAGGACGCGACCTCTACCCCGACTTCGCCGCGGTCGCCGCCCAGACCGTCGCCCATCTGCGGCTGAACGCCGGCGCCCACCCCGACGACCCCGGACTGCGCGACCTCGTCGGCGAACTCTCGCTCAAGAGCGAGGACTTCCGCCGCCTGTGGGCCGATCACCAGGTCAAGGCGTGCATGTACGGCGTCAAGCGGGTCCGCCACCCGGTCGCGGGCCTGCTGACCCTGCCGTACGAGTCCCTGGTCCTGCCGGAGAGTCCGGACCAGACCCTCGTGGCGTACACACCGGAGCCGGGCTCGGAGACGGCGGAGCGACTGGCGCTGCTGGGAAGCTGGGCATCGAGTCCCACCCGCTGA
- a CDS encoding SDR family oxidoreductase: MSYENLAGRTAVVTGAASGIGEATAVLLAAQGARVALLARRGERLEAIAGKIRAGGGQALAVVADVTDGASVAAAVESVHGAYGSVDLVVNNAGVMLPNPIVDARVDEWQRMIDTNVTGVLRVVGAFAEDLNEAAAQGRSADLVNVSSIGAHVTNFTNYAVYGATKAAVTHLSALLRAEFGPRGVRVTNIEPGLTETELATHIDNDGLREQVGGMAEAMGALSSTELADLVAYVTSRPRHVNLRQVVVLPTAQV, from the coding sequence ATGTCGTACGAGAATCTGGCCGGACGTACCGCCGTCGTCACCGGAGCCGCGAGTGGCATCGGCGAGGCCACGGCCGTGCTGCTGGCCGCGCAGGGGGCGCGGGTCGCGCTCCTCGCGCGGCGCGGTGAGCGGCTGGAGGCGATCGCCGGGAAGATCCGGGCCGGCGGCGGACAGGCGCTGGCGGTGGTGGCCGATGTGACCGACGGCGCGTCCGTGGCGGCCGCCGTGGAGAGCGTCCACGGGGCGTACGGGAGCGTCGACCTGGTGGTGAACAACGCCGGTGTGATGCTGCCGAACCCGATCGTGGACGCCCGGGTCGACGAGTGGCAGCGGATGATCGACACCAATGTCACCGGTGTCCTGCGGGTCGTCGGTGCCTTTGCCGAGGACCTGAACGAGGCTGCGGCGCAGGGGCGCAGCGCGGACCTGGTGAACGTCTCGTCGATCGGCGCGCACGTCACCAACTTCACCAACTACGCCGTGTACGGGGCGACGAAGGCCGCGGTCACCCATCTCTCGGCGCTGCTGCGCGCCGAGTTCGGGCCGCGGGGCGTGCGGGTCACCAACATCGAGCCAGGGCTGACGGAGACCGAACTGGCCACGCACATCGACAACGACGGGTTGCGGGAGCAGGTCGGCGGGATGGCCGAGGCGATGGGCGCGCTGTCTTCCACGGAACTCGCGGATCTCGTCGCCTACGTCACCAGCCGGCCCCGGCACGTCAACCTGCGCCAGGTCGTGGTCCTGCCGACCGCGCAGGTGTGA
- a CDS encoding ABC transporter substrate-binding protein: MNRRTLLGALAGAAVTVPALSACSSGVTSLDGQGSSSGGGGSSKGGVTIGTANFTENQVLGYLYAAVLQQAGVKVKVRPNLGTREIVIPALKAGDIDLLPEYQGALLNYLAPKDASAEPGTMQNALTLALPGGLQVLPYGQAADSDCFVVTRATARKYGLTSLADLAKQNGELVIGAAPEVKKRRVGAVGLKDVYGVEFKEFKSLDSDGPLVKGALKKGDVDVANLFTTDTDIAANGWVVLTDPKNLIPSQHIVPLIADRKADDTVRKALARLGNVLTTEQLTQLNSQVDNDKKDPEDVANAYAKQHGLA; this comes from the coding sequence ATGAACCGTCGCACTCTCCTCGGCGCGCTCGCGGGCGCAGCCGTCACCGTCCCCGCCCTCTCCGCCTGCTCCAGCGGCGTCACCTCCCTCGACGGCCAGGGGAGCTCGTCCGGTGGCGGCGGCTCCAGCAAGGGCGGAGTCACCATCGGCACCGCCAACTTCACCGAGAACCAGGTGCTGGGCTACCTCTACGCGGCGGTGCTCCAGCAGGCCGGCGTGAAGGTGAAGGTCCGCCCCAACCTCGGCACCCGAGAGATCGTGATCCCCGCGCTCAAGGCGGGCGACATCGACCTGCTGCCCGAGTACCAGGGCGCCCTGCTCAACTACCTCGCCCCGAAGGACGCCTCCGCCGAGCCGGGCACCATGCAGAACGCGCTCACCCTGGCGCTGCCCGGCGGCCTCCAGGTGCTGCCGTACGGCCAGGCGGCCGACTCCGACTGCTTCGTCGTCACCCGGGCGACCGCACGGAAGTACGGCCTGACCTCCCTCGCCGATCTCGCCAAGCAGAACGGCGAGCTGGTCATCGGGGCCGCGCCCGAGGTGAAGAAGCGCCGGGTGGGCGCGGTCGGGCTGAAGGACGTGTACGGCGTCGAGTTCAAGGAGTTCAAGTCGCTCGACTCGGACGGCCCACTGGTCAAGGGCGCCCTGAAGAAGGGGGACGTGGACGTGGCGAACCTCTTCACCACCGACACCGACATCGCGGCCAACGGCTGGGTGGTGCTGACCGATCCCAAGAACCTCATCCCCAGCCAGCACATCGTCCCCCTCATCGCCGACCGCAAGGCCGACGACACGGTCCGCAAGGCGCTCGCCCGCCTCGGAAACGTCCTCACCACCGAGCAGCTCACCCAGCTCAACAGCCAGGTCGACAACGACAAGAAGGACCCGGAGGACGTGGCGAACGCGTACGCGAAGCAGCACGGGCTGGCGTAG
- a CDS encoding ABC transporter permease, which yields MYELFKNLGSWLTSGSQWTGTDGIAHRLAEHLQYSLLATLVAAAIGLPLGLLIGHTGKGAFLAINLASFGRALPTVGLVVLVFLAGGLSMLPVYVALVALAVPAIVTNTYAGMSAVDPDVRDAARGQGMRGHQVLLQVELPLALPLIMTGLRLALIQVVATATIAAYVSFGGLGRYVFDGLAQRDLVQVLGGAVLVAVVAVALDLLLSGLQRFLFRHRTA from the coding sequence ATGTACGAACTCTTCAAGAACCTCGGCTCCTGGCTGACCAGCGGCTCCCAGTGGACGGGAACGGACGGCATCGCCCACCGCCTCGCCGAGCACCTCCAGTACTCCCTCCTCGCGACCCTCGTCGCGGCCGCGATCGGCCTCCCCCTCGGCCTGCTGATCGGCCACACCGGCAAGGGCGCCTTCCTCGCGATCAACCTGGCCTCCTTCGGCCGCGCCCTGCCCACCGTCGGCCTGGTCGTGCTGGTCTTCCTGGCAGGCGGCCTGTCCATGCTCCCGGTCTACGTCGCCCTGGTCGCCCTCGCGGTCCCGGCGATCGTCACCAACACCTACGCCGGTATGTCGGCCGTCGACCCGGACGTGCGCGATGCCGCCCGCGGCCAGGGCATGCGCGGCCACCAGGTCCTCCTCCAGGTCGAACTGCCGCTCGCGCTCCCCCTGATCATGACCGGCCTGCGCCTGGCACTCATCCAGGTCGTCGCCACCGCGACCATCGCGGCCTACGTCTCCTTCGGCGGCCTGGGCCGCTACGTCTTCGACGGCCTCGCCCAGCGCGACCTCGTTCAGGTGCTCGGCGGAGCGGTGCTGGTCGCCGTGGTCGCCGTGGCCCTCGACCTGCTGCTGTCCGGCCTCCAGCGCTTCCTCTTCCGCCACCGCACTGCCTAG
- a CDS encoding ABC transporter permease, giving the protein MTIDWSWISGHTDDLTTLTVSHLQAALSAVFFGLLISLPLAVVAHRIRPLRGFLLGLSNVLFTIPSIAIFVLLLPVSGLTRTTTVIGLTVYTLVVLLRNTVEGLDSVPAKTKEAAKAMGTRPLRTLLTVELPLALPVIMAGVRIATVMSISLVSVATYIGDGGLGQLFTDGFQRDFPTPVIVGVVLTLLLAVVADALLVALQYVLTPWRRRRA; this is encoded by the coding sequence ATGACCATCGACTGGTCGTGGATATCCGGCCACACCGACGACCTGACCACGCTCACGGTCTCCCACCTCCAGGCTGCCCTGAGCGCCGTCTTCTTCGGCCTGCTGATCTCGCTGCCCCTCGCGGTGGTCGCCCACCGGATCCGCCCCCTGCGCGGCTTCCTGCTCGGTCTCTCGAACGTCCTGTTCACGATCCCGTCCATCGCGATCTTCGTGCTTCTGCTGCCGGTCAGCGGTCTGACCCGCACCACGACCGTGATCGGCCTGACGGTCTACACCCTGGTCGTCCTGCTGCGGAACACGGTCGAGGGCCTCGACTCGGTCCCCGCGAAGACCAAGGAGGCCGCGAAGGCGATGGGCACGCGCCCCCTGCGCACGCTCCTCACCGTCGAACTGCCCCTCGCACTCCCGGTGATCATGGCGGGCGTGCGGATCGCGACCGTCATGTCGATCTCCCTGGTGTCGGTCGCCACCTACATCGGCGACGGCGGCCTCGGCCAGCTCTTCACCGACGGCTTCCAGCGCGACTTCCCGACCCCGGTGATCGTGGGCGTGGTCCTCACGCTCCTGCTCGCCGTGGTCGCGGACGCCCTGCTGGTGGCCCTGCAGTACGTCCTGACCCCGTGGCGGCGGAGGCGAGCCTGA